The following coding sequences lie in one Cotesia glomerata isolate CgM1 linkage group LG5, MPM_Cglom_v2.3, whole genome shotgun sequence genomic window:
- the LOC123265210 gene encoding BTB/POZ domain-containing protein 6-A-like isoform X1, which produces MYIIKLWIISYSKRFKSRDGTKCYRKPTCILKPIKRFFLKTRIPPITGDCLKSMSQVPLMTEDRTTEENDPHNKVILEVGIPGDTWKYCVDRQALADKSEWFRALLMGDMAPPPSNPPPTICLQHVEKRAFDHLYKYFREEPINFNSVLTARATLDAAHYYLCPELAVIAVDYIIKNLNSSTVINVYHGLSLYALPEAEGNEQIPSAPPENDAAEIAVACTSLLKACLTVIDSAPDEVLREEGFEELTVEEIASLASRDDLRLAKESILFEALDKWAASECRRRGIEPTSHNKRSAVSDEIWYSVRYLLMNDQEFIQGPMASGILSSEESAAIVAKILGHSNHQDNDQLARCIAPYRLSTTPRGRKTPTKAKFGMKPGKKEREDNKKNRRKECTSQGQRACARVGDLVVRVLACVFD; this is translated from the exons atgtatattatCAAATTATGGATAATATCCTACTCTAAGAGATTCAAATCTC GAGACGGTACGAAATGTTACCGAAAACCAACATGCATACTTAAGCCAATCAAACGGTTTTTCCTAAAAACCAGAATACCGCCGATTACTGGGGACTGTTTGAAGAGCATGTCCCAGGTTCCATTAATGACTGAGGACCGAACTACTGAGGAAAATGATCCTCATAACAAAGTCATCTTGGAA gTCGGTATACCTGGAGACACTTGGAAATACTGTGTAGACCGTCAAGCATTAGCAGACAAATCAGAATGGTTTCGCGCATTACTCATGGGCGATATGGCTCCCCCTCCAAGTAATCCACCACCAACTATTTGTTTGCAACACGTCGAAAAACGGGCTTTTGATCATCTATACAA aTACTTTCGAGAGGAGCCGATAAATTTCAATTCTGTTTTAACCGCAAGAGCAACTTTGGATGCTGCTCATTACTATCTCTGTCCAGAGCTTGCAGTAATAGCTGTcgattatataataaaaaacttaaactCATCAACAGTTATTAATGTATATCATGGGCTGAGTCTCTACGCTTTACCTGAAGCTGAAGGAAATGAACAAATTCCTTCGGCGCCACCTGAAAATGATGCTGCTGAAATcg CTGTAGCATGTACCAGTCTTCTGAAAGCATGTCTGACAGTAATTGATTCCGCACCGGATGAAGTACTTCGAGAGGAAGGTTTTGAAGAATTGACTGTTGAGGAAATAGCGAGTCTTGCATCAAGAGATGACCTCAGACTTGCTAAAGAAAGCATTCTGTTtgaagctcttgataagtgggCAGCATCAGAATGTAGAAGACGTGGCATCGAGCCAACGTCCCACAATAAACGTTCAGCGGTTTCCGATGAAATTTGGTACAGTGTAAGATATCTTCTTATGAATGATCAAGAGTTTATCCAAGGCCCAATGGCCAGCGGTATCTTGTCAAGCGAAGAATCAGCTGCAATTGTCGCTAAAATTCTCGGGCACAGTAACCACCAGGATAATGATCAACTGGCGCGGTGTATTGCGCCATACAGGCTGTCTACGACACCCCGTGGACGTAAAACACCTACGAAGGCTAAGTTTGGGATGAAGCCTGGTAAAAAAGAACGggaagataataaaaaaaatagaaggaAAGAATGTACTAGTCAAGGTCAGCGAGCTTGCGCCCGCGTGGGCGACTTGGTTGTTCGTGTTCTCGCTTGTGTTTTCGACTGA
- the LOC123265210 gene encoding BTB/POZ domain-containing protein 6-A-like isoform X2, producing the protein MIHLINPLNLFDIGDGTKCYRKPTCILKPIKRFFLKTRIPPITGDCLKSMSQVPLMTEDRTTEENDPHNKVILEVGIPGDTWKYCVDRQALADKSEWFRALLMGDMAPPPSNPPPTICLQHVEKRAFDHLYKYFREEPINFNSVLTARATLDAAHYYLCPELAVIAVDYIIKNLNSSTVINVYHGLSLYALPEAEGNEQIPSAPPENDAAEIAVACTSLLKACLTVIDSAPDEVLREEGFEELTVEEIASLASRDDLRLAKESILFEALDKWAASECRRRGIEPTSHNKRSAVSDEIWYSVRYLLMNDQEFIQGPMASGILSSEESAAIVAKILGHSNHQDNDQLARCIAPYRLSTTPRGRKTPTKAKFGMKPGKKEREDNKKNRRKECTSQGQRACARVGDLVVRVLACVFD; encoded by the exons atgattcatttaattaatccattaaatttatttgatattg GAGACGGTACGAAATGTTACCGAAAACCAACATGCATACTTAAGCCAATCAAACGGTTTTTCCTAAAAACCAGAATACCGCCGATTACTGGGGACTGTTTGAAGAGCATGTCCCAGGTTCCATTAATGACTGAGGACCGAACTACTGAGGAAAATGATCCTCATAACAAAGTCATCTTGGAA gTCGGTATACCTGGAGACACTTGGAAATACTGTGTAGACCGTCAAGCATTAGCAGACAAATCAGAATGGTTTCGCGCATTACTCATGGGCGATATGGCTCCCCCTCCAAGTAATCCACCACCAACTATTTGTTTGCAACACGTCGAAAAACGGGCTTTTGATCATCTATACAA aTACTTTCGAGAGGAGCCGATAAATTTCAATTCTGTTTTAACCGCAAGAGCAACTTTGGATGCTGCTCATTACTATCTCTGTCCAGAGCTTGCAGTAATAGCTGTcgattatataataaaaaacttaaactCATCAACAGTTATTAATGTATATCATGGGCTGAGTCTCTACGCTTTACCTGAAGCTGAAGGAAATGAACAAATTCCTTCGGCGCCACCTGAAAATGATGCTGCTGAAATcg CTGTAGCATGTACCAGTCTTCTGAAAGCATGTCTGACAGTAATTGATTCCGCACCGGATGAAGTACTTCGAGAGGAAGGTTTTGAAGAATTGACTGTTGAGGAAATAGCGAGTCTTGCATCAAGAGATGACCTCAGACTTGCTAAAGAAAGCATTCTGTTtgaagctcttgataagtgggCAGCATCAGAATGTAGAAGACGTGGCATCGAGCCAACGTCCCACAATAAACGTTCAGCGGTTTCCGATGAAATTTGGTACAGTGTAAGATATCTTCTTATGAATGATCAAGAGTTTATCCAAGGCCCAATGGCCAGCGGTATCTTGTCAAGCGAAGAATCAGCTGCAATTGTCGCTAAAATTCTCGGGCACAGTAACCACCAGGATAATGATCAACTGGCGCGGTGTATTGCGCCATACAGGCTGTCTACGACACCCCGTGGACGTAAAACACCTACGAAGGCTAAGTTTGGGATGAAGCCTGGTAAAAAAGAACGggaagataataaaaaaaatagaaggaAAGAATGTACTAGTCAAGGTCAGCGAGCTTGCGCCCGCGTGGGCGACTTGGTTGTTCGTGTTCTCGCTTGTGTTTTCGACTGA
- the LOC123265210 gene encoding BTB/POZ domain-containing protein 6-A-like isoform X3, whose amino-acid sequence MSQVPLMTEDRTTEENDPHNKVILEVGIPGDTWKYCVDRQALADKSEWFRALLMGDMAPPPSNPPPTICLQHVEKRAFDHLYKYFREEPINFNSVLTARATLDAAHYYLCPELAVIAVDYIIKNLNSSTVINVYHGLSLYALPEAEGNEQIPSAPPENDAAEIAVACTSLLKACLTVIDSAPDEVLREEGFEELTVEEIASLASRDDLRLAKESILFEALDKWAASECRRRGIEPTSHNKRSAVSDEIWYSVRYLLMNDQEFIQGPMASGILSSEESAAIVAKILGHSNHQDNDQLARCIAPYRLSTTPRGRKTPTKAKFGMKPGKKEREDNKKNRRKECTSQGQRACARVGDLVVRVLACVFD is encoded by the exons ATGTCCCAGGTTCCATTAATGACTGAGGACCGAACTACTGAGGAAAATGATCCTCATAACAAAGTCATCTTGGAA gTCGGTATACCTGGAGACACTTGGAAATACTGTGTAGACCGTCAAGCATTAGCAGACAAATCAGAATGGTTTCGCGCATTACTCATGGGCGATATGGCTCCCCCTCCAAGTAATCCACCACCAACTATTTGTTTGCAACACGTCGAAAAACGGGCTTTTGATCATCTATACAA aTACTTTCGAGAGGAGCCGATAAATTTCAATTCTGTTTTAACCGCAAGAGCAACTTTGGATGCTGCTCATTACTATCTCTGTCCAGAGCTTGCAGTAATAGCTGTcgattatataataaaaaacttaaactCATCAACAGTTATTAATGTATATCATGGGCTGAGTCTCTACGCTTTACCTGAAGCTGAAGGAAATGAACAAATTCCTTCGGCGCCACCTGAAAATGATGCTGCTGAAATcg CTGTAGCATGTACCAGTCTTCTGAAAGCATGTCTGACAGTAATTGATTCCGCACCGGATGAAGTACTTCGAGAGGAAGGTTTTGAAGAATTGACTGTTGAGGAAATAGCGAGTCTTGCATCAAGAGATGACCTCAGACTTGCTAAAGAAAGCATTCTGTTtgaagctcttgataagtgggCAGCATCAGAATGTAGAAGACGTGGCATCGAGCCAACGTCCCACAATAAACGTTCAGCGGTTTCCGATGAAATTTGGTACAGTGTAAGATATCTTCTTATGAATGATCAAGAGTTTATCCAAGGCCCAATGGCCAGCGGTATCTTGTCAAGCGAAGAATCAGCTGCAATTGTCGCTAAAATTCTCGGGCACAGTAACCACCAGGATAATGATCAACTGGCGCGGTGTATTGCGCCATACAGGCTGTCTACGACACCCCGTGGACGTAAAACACCTACGAAGGCTAAGTTTGGGATGAAGCCTGGTAAAAAAGAACGggaagataataaaaaaaatagaaggaAAGAATGTACTAGTCAAGGTCAGCGAGCTTGCGCCCGCGTGGGCGACTTGGTTGTTCGTGTTCTCGCTTGTGTTTTCGACTGA